One genomic segment of Streptomyces showdoensis includes these proteins:
- a CDS encoding VOC family protein translates to MDIRALGYLRLETATLDEWRRYALDVLGMVEAPGSTEDTLCLRLDDRAYRIVIQAGESDRLLAAGWEVANAAALARAAEELEAAGVPVKTADPAELAERRVQGLIHVTDPGGNPLEIYWGQAQDHSALGTPYGNRFVTGDLGLGHVVLPVPDIESALDFYENLLGFQLRDSMKLPPQAVPTATEQRDFHWMHFLSPNRRHHSLGLYPGALPPGIVHFMVELETLDDVGRGLDRMRAAGIPIASSLGRHTNDRMVSFYAQAPGGFQVEYGWDGLVVDPATWVAKEITADSFWGHTWNG, encoded by the coding sequence ATGGACATCCGTGCTCTCGGCTACCTCCGCCTGGAGACCGCCACGCTCGACGAGTGGCGCCGCTACGCCCTCGACGTCCTCGGCATGGTGGAGGCCCCCGGCTCCACCGAGGACACCCTCTGCCTCCGGCTCGACGACCGCGCGTACCGCATCGTCATCCAGGCGGGCGAGAGCGACCGGCTCCTCGCGGCCGGCTGGGAGGTGGCGAACGCCGCCGCACTGGCCCGCGCCGCCGAGGAACTGGAGGCGGCCGGCGTCCCCGTCAAGACCGCGGACCCCGCCGAACTCGCCGAGCGGCGCGTCCAGGGCCTGATCCACGTCACGGACCCGGGCGGCAACCCGCTGGAGATCTACTGGGGCCAGGCACAGGACCACAGCGCCCTCGGCACCCCGTACGGCAACCGCTTCGTCACCGGCGACCTGGGCCTCGGTCACGTCGTGCTCCCGGTGCCGGACATCGAGTCCGCCCTCGACTTCTACGAAAACCTCCTCGGCTTCCAGCTGCGCGACTCCATGAAACTCCCGCCGCAGGCCGTCCCGACTGCCACCGAGCAGCGGGACTTCCACTGGATGCACTTCCTGAGCCCCAACCGCCGCCACCACAGCCTCGGCCTCTACCCCGGCGCGCTGCCCCCCGGCATCGTGCACTTCATGGTCGAACTGGAGACCCTCGACGACGTGGGCCGCGGCCTCGACCGGATGCGGGCCGCGGGCATCCCCATCGCGTCCAGCCTCGGCCGGCACACCAACGACCGCATGGTGTCGTTCTACGCCCAGGCCCCCGGCGGCTTCCAGGTCGAGTACGGCTGGGACGGACTGGTCGTCGACCCCGCCACCTGGGTCGCGAAGGAGATCACCGCCGACAGCTTCTGGGGAC
- the hsaD gene encoding 4,5:9,10-diseco-3-hydroxy-5,9,17-trioxoandrosta-1(10),2-diene-4-oate hydrolase yields MAELTHESTSRTVKAAGLTLHYHEAAPDGRADDAAVVIMLHGGGPGASGWSNFGANLPVFAAHFRTLLVDQPCFGRSDKPELDKDYFSFSADAVAALMDELGIRQAHFVGNSLGGGTAVRMALNHPDKVGKLLLMGPGGVSVNLFAPDPTEGIKRLFEFSAAPEPTKDGLRAFLGVMAYDPSTVTDALVEERWASATDPATRLGNARMGASFANPAWAEDAMLWREAHRITQPVLLTWGREDRVNPLDGALVALKTIPDARLHVFPHCGHWAQTERADEFNRLALDFFAH; encoded by the coding sequence ATGGCAGAGCTCACCCACGAGTCGACCTCCCGCACGGTCAAGGCCGCCGGGCTCACCCTCCACTACCACGAGGCCGCGCCCGACGGCCGCGCCGACGACGCAGCCGTCGTGATCATGCTCCACGGCGGCGGCCCCGGCGCCTCCGGGTGGAGCAACTTCGGCGCCAACCTCCCCGTCTTCGCCGCGCACTTCCGCACCCTGCTCGTCGACCAGCCCTGCTTCGGCCGCTCGGACAAGCCCGAGCTCGACAAGGACTACTTCAGCTTCAGCGCGGACGCCGTGGCGGCCCTGATGGACGAACTCGGCATCCGCCAGGCGCACTTCGTCGGCAACTCCCTCGGCGGCGGAACCGCCGTCCGGATGGCCCTGAACCACCCGGACAAGGTGGGCAAGCTCCTCCTGATGGGCCCCGGCGGGGTCTCGGTCAACCTCTTCGCCCCCGACCCCACCGAAGGCATCAAGCGCCTCTTCGAGTTCAGTGCCGCCCCCGAGCCGACCAAGGACGGGCTGCGCGCCTTCCTCGGCGTCATGGCGTACGACCCGTCGACCGTCACCGACGCGCTCGTCGAGGAGCGCTGGGCCTCCGCCACCGACCCCGCGACCCGGCTCGGCAACGCCCGGATGGGCGCCTCCTTCGCCAACCCCGCCTGGGCCGAGGACGCGATGCTCTGGCGCGAGGCCCACCGGATCACCCAGCCGGTGCTGCTCACCTGGGGCCGCGAGGACCGCGTCAACCCCCTCGACGGCGCGCTGGTCGCGCTCAAGACCATCCCCGACGCCCGGCTGCACGTCTTCCCCCACTGCGGCCACTGGGCGCAGACCGAGCGGGCCGACGAGTTCAACCGCCTCGCCCTCGACTTCTTCGCCCACTGA
- the hsaA gene encoding 3-hydroxy-9,10-secoandrosta-1,3,5(10)-triene-9,17-dione monooxygenase oxygenase subunit, with protein sequence MADDVLAAIRDLAPALRERAAEAESLRRVPDTSVKELEDTGFFQLLQPRAFGGRAADPVLFHTAVKEIAKACGSTGWVASVVGVHPWHVALFDPRAQHEVWGQDPKTRIASSYAPTGKATAEGGGFRLSGRWHFSSGCDHAQWALLGCLVTDGEGKPVDMRTFLIPRAAYRVDDVWDTVGLRATGSNDIVVEDVFVPDHRALSFGPVTALDVPGHELNPEPLYRLPYAGVFTTTISTPIVGIAEGAFDAYTEATRQRIRVSYGQKVAEDPFAQVRIARAASDIDASWLQLTRNMGAMYALAERGETIPMELRTRTRRDQVLATERCVAAIDLLMENSGGNAMRTGPGPVQRAWRDAHTGRGHAANDPERALVMYGQCALGIDIHDTMA encoded by the coding sequence ATGGCCGATGACGTCCTGGCAGCGATCCGAGACCTGGCCCCCGCCCTGCGCGAGCGCGCCGCCGAGGCCGAGTCGCTGCGCCGCGTGCCCGACACCTCCGTCAAGGAGCTGGAGGACACCGGGTTCTTCCAGCTGCTCCAGCCCCGGGCCTTCGGGGGCCGGGCCGCCGATCCGGTGCTCTTCCACACGGCGGTCAAGGAGATCGCCAAGGCCTGCGGCTCGACCGGCTGGGTCGCCTCCGTGGTCGGCGTCCACCCCTGGCACGTCGCCCTGTTCGACCCGCGCGCCCAGCACGAGGTGTGGGGCCAGGACCCCAAGACCCGCATCGCCTCCTCCTACGCCCCCACCGGCAAGGCCACCGCGGAGGGCGGCGGCTTCCGGCTCTCCGGCCGGTGGCACTTCTCCTCCGGCTGCGACCACGCCCAGTGGGCCCTGCTCGGCTGCCTCGTCACCGACGGCGAGGGCAAGCCGGTCGACATGCGCACCTTCCTGATCCCCCGCGCCGCCTATCGCGTCGACGACGTCTGGGACACCGTCGGCCTGCGCGCCACCGGCAGCAACGACATCGTCGTGGAGGACGTCTTCGTCCCCGACCACCGGGCCCTCAGCTTCGGCCCGGTCACCGCCCTCGACGTCCCCGGCCACGAACTGAACCCCGAGCCGCTGTACCGGCTGCCCTACGCCGGCGTCTTCACCACCACCATCTCCACCCCGATCGTCGGCATCGCCGAGGGCGCCTTCGACGCCTACACCGAGGCCACCCGGCAGCGGATCCGCGTCTCGTACGGGCAGAAGGTCGCCGAGGACCCCTTCGCACAGGTCCGGATCGCCCGCGCCGCGAGCGACATCGACGCGAGCTGGCTGCAGCTCACCCGCAACATGGGCGCGATGTACGCCCTCGCCGAGCGCGGCGAGACGATCCCGATGGAGCTGCGCACCCGCACCCGCCGCGACCAGGTGCTCGCCACCGAACGCTGCGTGGCCGCGATCGACCTGCTGATGGAGAACTCCGGCGGCAACGCCATGCGCACCGGCCCCGGCCCCGTCCAGCGCGCCTGGCGCGACGCCCACACGGGCCGCGGCCACGCCGCCAACGACCCCGAGCGGGCCCTGGTCATGTACGGGCAGTGCGCGCTCGGCATAGACATCCACGACACCATGGCCTGA
- the hsaA gene encoding 3-hydroxy-9,10-secoandrosta-1,3,5(10)-triene-9,17-dione monooxygenase oxygenase subunit, whose amino-acid sequence MQHEVLTAVRALAPALRERAAEAEASRRVPDATMTELAGTGFLRLLQPGAFGGRAADPAVFYAAVHEIAKACGSTGWAAALLGVHPWYVAQLDPRAQAEVWGTDGTARICSSHAPTGQVTPVAGGFRLSGRWRHAAGCDHAHWALLGGLVADGEGRPVDMRTFLVPRADYRVDDVWDTVGLRGSGSNDLVVGDAFVPAHRTLGYAPVTALRCPGHALNPEPLYRLPYAAVFTTAVSTALVGIAEGAYEDHLAATRAGLRAPHGRGAEDDPFAQARLARAAGEIDAARLQLARNTADLYAVARDGREIPAALRARARRDQALAAERARTAVDLLMENAGRGPLGLGDDVLHRAWRDLQTGRGQAAVDVERALVLFARDALGLDVHDPML is encoded by the coding sequence ATGCAGCACGAGGTCCTCACGGCGGTCCGCGCCCTCGCCCCCGCCCTGCGCGAGCGCGCCGCCGAGGCCGAGGCGTCGCGGCGCGTCCCCGACGCCACCATGACGGAGCTGGCCGGAACCGGCTTCCTCCGGCTGCTCCAGCCCGGGGCCTTCGGCGGCCGCGCCGCCGATCCGGCCGTCTTCTACGCCGCCGTGCACGAGATCGCCAAGGCCTGCGGCTCGACCGGCTGGGCCGCCGCCCTCCTCGGCGTCCACCCCTGGTACGTCGCCCAGCTCGACCCCCGGGCCCAGGCGGAGGTCTGGGGGACCGACGGGACCGCCCGGATCTGCTCCTCGCACGCCCCCACCGGACAGGTCACCCCCGTCGCCGGCGGCTTCCGGCTCTCCGGCCGGTGGCGCCACGCGGCCGGCTGCGACCACGCCCACTGGGCCCTGCTCGGCGGCCTGGTCGCCGACGGCGAGGGACGCCCGGTCGACATGCGGACCTTCCTGGTGCCCCGCGCCGACTACCGGGTCGACGACGTGTGGGACACGGTCGGCCTGCGCGGCAGCGGCAGCAACGACCTCGTCGTCGGCGACGCCTTCGTCCCCGCCCACCGGACCCTCGGCTACGCCCCGGTGACCGCGCTGCGGTGCCCGGGGCACGCGCTCAACCCCGAGCCGCTCTACCGGCTGCCCTACGCCGCCGTCTTCACCACCGCAGTGTCGACCGCGCTGGTCGGCATCGCCGAAGGCGCCTACGAGGACCACCTCGCCGCGACCCGGGCCGGCCTGCGCGCCCCGCACGGCCGAGGGGCCGAGGACGACCCCTTCGCCCAGGCGCGGCTGGCCCGCGCCGCCGGCGAGATCGACGCCGCCCGGCTGCAACTCGCCCGCAACACGGCCGACCTGTACGCCGTCGCGCGCGACGGAAGGGAGATCCCCGCGGCACTGCGGGCCCGCGCCCGCCGCGACCAGGCGCTCGCCGCCGAACGCGCCCGCACCGCCGTGGACCTGCTCATGGAGAACGCCGGCCGAGGGCCGCTGGGCCTCGGCGACGACGTCCTGCACCGCGCCTGGCGCGACCTCCAGACCGGCCGCGGCCAGGCGGCCGTCGACGTGGAACGGGCGCTCGTGCTGTTCGCCCGGGACGCCCTCGGCCTGGACGTCCACGACCCCATGCTCTGA
- a CDS encoding IclR family transcriptional regulator, whose product MTTSTVEAAEAGMPPLSLLEKAAKVLSAFESAGPRLTLTEVVQRSGIRRSSAHRILDQLVQLRWLEREGRDYRLGMGMLELGAMASHHNRLRRTALPHLHALHESTGHLVHLTVLDGSEVVYLERIGGSDDSAVPSRAGGRQPAYCTASGKAILAFSDAPLVERVLRDGLRPRTPRTITRPETFRHELAVTRERGVAFDHEEGYRGVFCVAAPLRGSGRAVAAISVCGHGVHREMARLAPAVRGCARSVWQSLFGPGRRPEQRVQAAGAGLVPGTPQPSMDDMMTWLRFSDWM is encoded by the coding sequence ATGACGACGAGCACTGTGGAGGCCGCCGAGGCCGGGATGCCGCCCCTGTCCCTGCTGGAGAAGGCGGCGAAGGTGCTGAGCGCCTTCGAGAGCGCGGGGCCCCGGCTCACGCTGACCGAGGTCGTGCAGCGCTCGGGCATCCGCCGGTCCTCCGCGCACCGCATCCTGGACCAGCTGGTGCAGCTGCGCTGGCTGGAACGCGAGGGCCGCGACTACCGGCTGGGCATGGGCATGCTGGAGCTCGGCGCCATGGCCTCGCACCACAACCGGCTGCGCCGGACGGCGCTGCCCCATCTGCACGCGCTGCACGAGTCCACCGGCCATCTGGTGCACCTCACCGTGCTCGACGGCTCCGAGGTGGTCTATCTGGAGCGGATCGGCGGCTCGGACGACTCCGCGGTGCCGTCGCGGGCGGGCGGGCGGCAGCCGGCCTACTGCACCGCCTCGGGCAAGGCGATCCTGGCCTTCAGCGACGCCCCGCTGGTGGAGCGGGTGCTGCGGGACGGGCTGCGGCCGCGTACCCCGCGCACCATCACCCGCCCCGAGACCTTCCGGCACGAGCTGGCGGTCACCCGGGAGCGCGGGGTGGCCTTCGACCACGAGGAGGGGTACCGGGGCGTCTTCTGCGTGGCCGCCCCGCTGCGCGGCTCCGGCCGGGCGGTCGCCGCGATCTCGGTCTGCGGCCACGGCGTCCACCGGGAGATGGCACGGCTCGCCCCGGCCGTGCGCGGCTGCGCGCGGTCGGTGTGGCAGTCTCTGTTCGGCCCGGGCCGACGGCCCGAGCAGCGGGTTCAGGCGGCCGGCGCGGGCCTCGTGCCGGGGACCCCGCAGCCCTCGATGGACGACATGATGACCTGGCTGCGCTTCAGCGACTGGATGTGA
- a CDS encoding SRPBCC family protein, with the protein MTLRTLERSTVVPAAPDAVWAVVGDFGALADWHPHLPPATLEGGADPEVPGAVRAFAVDGAVVARERLLGRDAAARSYRYTLLDPLALPVREYVATLVVRPHPEGAEVVWSAAYRGADDTVPRVEALFGDATYGTGLAALAARFTSSR; encoded by the coding sequence GTGACCCTCCGCACGCTCGAACGCTCCACCGTGGTCCCCGCCGCGCCCGACGCCGTGTGGGCGGTCGTCGGGGACTTCGGCGCGCTCGCCGACTGGCACCCGCACCTGCCGCCGGCCACGCTGGAGGGCGGCGCCGACCCCGAAGTCCCCGGCGCCGTCCGGGCCTTCGCGGTCGACGGGGCGGTCGTCGCCCGGGAGCGCCTGCTCGGCCGTGACGCGGCCGCCCGCTCGTACCGCTACACCCTGCTCGACCCCCTCGCCCTCCCGGTCCGCGAGTACGTGGCGACCCTCGTCGTGCGGCCGCACCCCGAGGGGGCGGAGGTGGTCTGGTCGGCCGCCTACCGCGGCGCGGACGACACGGTGCCGCGGGTGGAGGCCCTCTTCGGGGACGCCACCTACGGCACCGGGCTCGCCGCCCTCGCGGCCCGGTTCACATCCAGTCGCTGA
- a CDS encoding SDR family oxidoreductase, which produces MPRTCLVTGAASGIGHATAALLRQRGHTVIGADLHAGDIRADLATDEGRAALVARARELTGGRLDAVVCCAGVARFDPVTIRLNHFGAVATLDGLLPLLAAGTAPRAVVVGSIDSVHPTDPETVAAALAGDEAAAVAAARAAVDRGEGHLVYSSSKAALSRWVRRTAVTDAWAGAGVTLNAVAPGVVVTPLTRPLLDDPATRALVERAVPMPLHGHARPEQIAPLIAWLASPENALVTGQVVFADGGADAVLRGDGTW; this is translated from the coding sequence ATGCCCCGAACCTGCCTGGTCACCGGAGCGGCCTCCGGCATCGGCCACGCCACCGCGGCCCTGCTGCGGCAGCGCGGCCACACCGTCATCGGCGCCGACCTCCACGCCGGGGACATCCGCGCCGACCTGGCCACCGACGAGGGGCGGGCCGCACTCGTGGCCCGCGCGCGCGAGCTGACGGGCGGGCGCCTCGACGCCGTCGTCTGCTGTGCGGGCGTCGCCCGCTTCGACCCCGTCACGATCAGGCTCAACCACTTCGGCGCCGTCGCCACCCTCGACGGGCTGCTGCCCCTGCTGGCGGCCGGCACCGCGCCACGGGCGGTCGTCGTCGGCTCCATCGACTCCGTCCACCCCACGGACCCCGAGACCGTGGCCGCCGCGCTCGCCGGGGACGAGGCGGCGGCGGTGGCTGCCGCGCGGGCCGCCGTCGACCGGGGCGAGGGACACCTCGTCTACTCCTCCTCCAAGGCGGCGCTCTCCCGCTGGGTCCGCCGCACGGCCGTCACCGACGCCTGGGCCGGCGCCGGCGTCACCCTCAACGCCGTCGCCCCCGGCGTCGTCGTCACGCCGCTGACCCGGCCGCTGCTCGACGACCCCGCGACCCGCGCGCTGGTCGAGCGCGCCGTGCCGATGCCGCTGCACGGCCACGCCCGCCCCGAGCAGATCGCCCCGCTGATCGCCTGGCTGGCCTCGCCCGAGAACGCCCTCGTCACCGGTCAGGTCGTCTTCGCCGACGGGGGCGCCGACGCGGTCCTGCGCGGCGACGGCACCTGGTGA